Proteins encoded together in one Astatotilapia calliptera chromosome 7, fAstCal1.2, whole genome shotgun sequence window:
- the psmb7 gene encoding proteasome subunit beta type-7 isoform X2, producing MATLTAVRPAFGGFSFDNCKRNAVLEIEASKVGCSVPAARKTGTTICGVVFKDGVVLGADTRATEGMIVADKNCSKIHYISPNIYCCGAGTAADTEMTTQLISSNLELHSLSTGRLPRVATANRMLKQMLFRYQGYIGAALVLGGVDCNGPHLYSIYPHGSTDKLPYVTMGSGSLAAMAVFEDRYKPDMEEDAAKQLVRDAIAAGIFNDLGSGSNIDLCVITKNKVNYIRPHDEANKKGVRTGDYKYKQGTTGVLTKAVTPIDLELLEESVQTMDTS from the exons ATGGCGACACTGACAGCAGTCCGGCCAGCTTTCGGGGGTTTCAGTTTCGACAACTGTAAAAG AAATGCAGTTTTGGAAATTGAAGCTAGCAAAGTGGGTTGCAGTGTCCCTGCTGCTCGAAAAACAGGAACCACAATCTGCGGTGTTGTCTTTAAG GATGGAGTTGTCCTTGGAGCTGACACACGAGCCACTGAGGGAATGATAGTAGCAGACAAGAACTGCTCCAAGATCCACTACATATCCCCAAACATTTA CTGCTGTGGGGCAGGAACAGCTGCAGACACAGAGATGACCACTCAGCTTATCTCCTCCAACCTGGAGTTGCACTCCCTCTCTACAGGCAGGCTGCCACGTGTTGCCACCGCCAACCGCATGCTCAAACAGATGCTGTTCAG GTACCAGGGTTACATTGGTGCTGCCCTGGTCCTGGGTGGAGTAGACTGCAATGGCCCTCATCTTTACAGCATCTACCCTCACGGCTCCACTGACAAGTTGCCCTATGTTACTATGG GTTCCGGGTCCCTAGCTGCCATGGCAGTGTTTGAGGACCGTTACAAGCCTGACATGGAG GAGGATGCAGCCAAGCAGCTTGTGCGTGATGCCATTGCTGCAGGCATCTTTAATGATTTGGGCTCTGGCAGCAACATCGACCTGTGTGTCATCACCAAGAACAAAGTGAACTACATCAGACCACATGATGAGGCCAACAAGAAAGGTGTCAG AACCGGCGACTACAAGTACAAACAGGGAACTACAGGTGTCCTGACCAAGGCTGTAACTCCAATTGACCTGGAGCTGCTGGAGGAGTCTGTACAGACCATGGACACCTCCTAA
- the psmb7 gene encoding proteasome subunit beta type-7 isoform X1 has translation MATLTAVRPAFGGFSFDNCKRNAVLEIEASKVGCSVPAARKTGTTICGVVFKDGVVLGADTRATEGMIVADKNCSKIHYISPNIYCCGAGTAADTEMTTQLISSNLELHSLSTGRLPRVATANRMLKQMLFRYQGYIGAALVLGGVDCNGPHLYSIYPHGSTDKLPYVTMGSGSLAAMAVFEDRYKPDMEEDAAKQLVRDAIAAGIFNDLGSGSNIDLCVITKNKVNYIRPHDEANKKGVRVTELEALQLTGDYKYKQGTTGVLTKAVTPIDLELLEESVQTMDTS, from the exons ATGGCGACACTGACAGCAGTCCGGCCAGCTTTCGGGGGTTTCAGTTTCGACAACTGTAAAAG AAATGCAGTTTTGGAAATTGAAGCTAGCAAAGTGGGTTGCAGTGTCCCTGCTGCTCGAAAAACAGGAACCACAATCTGCGGTGTTGTCTTTAAG GATGGAGTTGTCCTTGGAGCTGACACACGAGCCACTGAGGGAATGATAGTAGCAGACAAGAACTGCTCCAAGATCCACTACATATCCCCAAACATTTA CTGCTGTGGGGCAGGAACAGCTGCAGACACAGAGATGACCACTCAGCTTATCTCCTCCAACCTGGAGTTGCACTCCCTCTCTACAGGCAGGCTGCCACGTGTTGCCACCGCCAACCGCATGCTCAAACAGATGCTGTTCAG GTACCAGGGTTACATTGGTGCTGCCCTGGTCCTGGGTGGAGTAGACTGCAATGGCCCTCATCTTTACAGCATCTACCCTCACGGCTCCACTGACAAGTTGCCCTATGTTACTATGG GTTCCGGGTCCCTAGCTGCCATGGCAGTGTTTGAGGACCGTTACAAGCCTGACATGGAG GAGGATGCAGCCAAGCAGCTTGTGCGTGATGCCATTGCTGCAGGCATCTTTAATGATTTGGGCTCTGGCAGCAACATCGACCTGTGTGTCATCACCAAGAACAAAGTGAACTACATCAGACCACATGATGAGGCCAACAAGAAAGGTGTCAG AGTCACTGAGCTTGAAGCCTTACAGCT AACCGGCGACTACAAGTACAAACAGGGAACTACAGGTGTCCTGACCAAGGCTGTAACTCCAATTGACCTGGAGCTGCTGGAGGAGTCTGTACAGACCATGGACACCTCCTAA